The Juglans regia cultivar Chandler chromosome 10, Walnut 2.0, whole genome shotgun sequence genome includes the window GAGAATGATGTTCGAAGCTCCCATCCACATGATTCCACACTCTCAATGTAAGAAGAGTCTTCAATCCACACATTGTTGCTCGAGTCTTCACCATTAAATCGGAAGTTAAAAGCTCAATGATAATGTCTTTTATTCTCGTTTTTGCTCTAAAAGGATCGACAACATAATTCGACACTGCAATCTACTAAGAATACGAGATAATGGATCGATGCCATCGGTATTTGGTGCATTGAGAGAGGCCATGATTGTCATTTGTCATTCCTTTGATAatcactctctcactcttcCTTGAAGGCAATGGCTCTATTATAATAGGCCATTCTTCAAggtcctatataaataaatttttttaagaaaaaaattagcaaaTGGCTAAAACAATTGTAAAATCAATCTTTTAGGAACCATTTGGGCTTGATTGGTTAAACATCAgcgtaatgctagatataattttaatatgtgCAAGTTTtgcatactatttttttaaaaaatagtcattttaatctaattatgtgcataaaaataccaaaatttggGCAgccatctcattttttattttattttagtgaatttaattaaatgtgtttTTTCCATCTCttgattgtaaataaatttatttaattttacatttataCTTATCtaagtatattattaattaatattccatAAGGGATCAACTTGatctatattatagagattactttttaaactttttgaGGATACGTTTGAAATTGGACAAAACTTGAGAATGAATGGATGAATaatatctttcttcttttttaatacaaaaattatatgtatagtAACTTTTGTCTAATCATATTAGAGTAGTCggattagtcaaagttaaataatattctttttataaatacaagagaaatttaacttttaactattctatttacataaatctccacattagaataactattttttcattatataacaataaaataatataagatgaatttgattttagttattcacaaAAAATCTCCACAtcaaattattcatttattcattatatagtaatatataattaataatttcaaaaatatttaatttttttaatatttaatttaatttaatttatcatattttactattctacctattatatattaattaataatcatattcttattaaattaatatatcactaacttaaattaatatatcaattgtgataaaatatgtgatagaaaagacgggagagagaaataattaataaaatatgtatttgatgtatgtacagtaactttcaaatttgaaaaaaaaaaaaacttttgaaagttactgtagctaaattcgAAATATACATTTAGCTAATATATTGTGAGCAGATTTTGCtctctaatagctaaatacttaatggatttaacttttagttaatcCATTGAAGATGCTATTAGTTTCTTTAAAAAAGTCAAtcaatcaaataaaatgaaaaaaaattattttagtcacaaaacaattctataaaaataaatttacaaattgacgcgatttaatgtgatacattaaattatatatctatttttttttgttaaaataaatttaaatatttatgaaatcatttataaatttattgtccAGAACGACGGTATCACTCGGATTAAAAAAACGGAGAGAGTAGTTCATATAAAAGTCGGTGGAAGCCTGAAGGCTCCATACTTCTCATTGCAATTCCGTTCATACCCGCCCCGTTTTTCTTGGTTTCTGCCAGCGGTTTCTTCTCTTGCAATATTTACCTTTGTTCTCagccccccttctctctctctctacgacTTTCTAATTCATCTCCAATCTAACGATTTCGTCACATTTCTGGTATTATAATTTCCTCTATATATGGATCTATGTATTTGTACATGTGCTCTTGGTTACCGAAAAGGGCAGTGCTAAATTGAATTGCTGAGAATTTTGAATACACTGCGGACAAATGACTGATGCAGTTCCTAATATTCGATGTCATATCGTGACTCATTCTTTGACAcaacgtgtgtgtgtgtgtgtgaatctTGAATTTCGTTCTCACTTTTGAACTATGTCAGTACACTTTTGTGTCGAAAGACATTGTATTTGAATCACAAGTGACATAACCCATTTATTTCTGGGTTTTAATAACAACTCAATTGGGATGTCTGAACTGggtatttctctgtttttcttctccttttttatgttatatattatatcgctTTTCTTCTTTTCGGGTGATAGATGTGGTTTTGATGCTATAAGCCTATATATATGTACCCAGATTTCGATTTGATAATTGATACACTACTGTTGTATTGCAGCTTGTTGCGTTGGTTGAAATCCGGTTCTATCTTTTGGGTAAGGCATTGCTTGAGAGTGAACTTCAATGGACTCAGCTTTGAATCACCCCGAGTATGATTACTTATTCAAGTTGTTGATGATTGGGGACTCTGGCGTTGGGAAGAGTAGCCTACTTTTGAGTTTTACATCTGATACCTTTGAAGATCTATCGCCTACAATAGGCGAGTCTTTCCACACAAAAGTTAATATTAACTATTAAGCATTGGATTTTGGTGAGTTAGACATGAAAGCTTATTTATGGAATGGAATAAGCTTATCTTGACGTGTAATGGAACAATGGGTTTGTATTAAATTTTGCTTCTGCATTGTTGCTGAGAAACTGGAGGagaaaaaagttttttgaaaaaactagTAGATTCTCTTGTTTGATGTTTTGGTGCTAACAACTCATGCAAATACTCGCATTGACTCGGTTTATGCCAGTTTTGGTTATTTTGGGTCTCTAATGAtcagatatattatttaaaattttgtaattagtTGCTTCTGCTGCATATATCGATGACTGGAGAGagcattttcttctttcaaagaCATAAAATTTAGTATATTTGAATAATGTGCCACCAGAGTCAATTCTTTTTGGCATAATGTTGTTTTTGGTCAGAAAAATATCTGCAGTTGCTTGACAGAATATTTGCTTGTCTATCAATAGGAAACTCGTCAATGTTAATAGACCAAAGATCTGATTACTGtactccattttgttttgtttctcaaGTCTTGGCTAATAATCTTTGCTTATGGAGAACATGGCAATTGCATCATGGTTTATTATGACCTTTAAACTCATTAAAGTCTACTTCCTTTGCTCGTCACTTTTCAGTATGCCTTGATTTACATCTCTTCTTTGCTTTCTCATGCAGGTGTTGATTTCAAGGTGAAATACGTCAACATTGGTGGCAAAAAGCTGAAGCTTGCAATCTGGGATACAGGTAACTCCAAACGTGTGTTCATGGGGATGGCCATTTACTTATTTTGCAAAAAATGTGGTTTTGATACACAGACACATGTCTTTGTCTGTTCAAACATGCATATATGTGTACTTGTGTTTACATTTTAGCAGAATTGTCAAATTTTGGGTCAAGTTCTTTTCACCAAATTACTCCTGATATATAGCAACAATGATTTACAATGCATTCATCAGATGACAGATTTTCTATCaggtaattaaataaaattaaatctccAGCTATTAGTTTCTGTTATATTGAAATTGATAGAGGGGCTCATCTGatggtataattttttattctttcacaTATATATCTCCAAACGTTCTGTTGACTAGAATTAGCATATGCATGCACAAGCCAATTAAGCATGACTTAAAGTAGAGTTATGGAAGATGAAGTTATGGGTTATCATTACACTGACTTCTTGTATCTTAGGGTAGAGTTATGCACATCACTATCATCAGAAGCCATCTTCTAGGATTTTAATAAGACCACTCATCTGGACAGCTAGACGATTTAACtatcttttgttctttttcttaataCTAGACCTTCAGGAAGAATATGATTCATCACTTTCTTATAAGGGGGGAAGAATGGCTTTGGCCAAACGTAACTGATATTAATTGTTTAATTTCCAGCTGGTCAGGAGAGATTCAGAACATTGACAAGTTCATACTACCGAGGTGCACAAGGGATCATTATGGGTTTGTACTATTTTTGTCataacttctatatatatatttttttgcctATTAACTTTTTATGTTAGCTTTATGTGGAAAACTTGGCATTAAATGCATCATCACAAGTTTGTTGGTATGATATGCTCTTAAAGCTTAAAAGTTTCACTGCAATGTCTTCCCTGCATAATACAGGAATGAAAGTCAAAAGGCTAAAATGACAATACGTACTTACCCAAAAATATGACAGTGCTTGTTTTCATTAATGTAAAATTGGATGTGTCCTTGTGTTTTGATGTCAAGGATTGAGAGAAAGTTACCTCTAGAGAACAACAATTTGAAGCAACACCTACATATTTTTCTAGACATGTACCCATTCTTTCATGTCTCAAGACCAAAGTTGCATGGTATTGGATTAGCTGCAAGAGGACACGTCGTGTCTTGCTATACTAACGAATGGGCATCACCATGTTGAAGGGGTGTAATCCAATTGTCAAAAGGAATTCATATATGTGCGTGCAAATAATTAGTTGTGAGAAGACATTAACTTGTAAGCTCATCTAGTTTAAAGTCGCATGGTCAGTTTGTCTGTCATAGACtgctattttattattactcgCTACCATAGAGTTCTTTTTTAAGGTTATTGATCTGGTTTATTCTGTGCAACAGTTTATGATGTAACAAGGAAAGAAACATTTACAAACCTCTCTGAGGTGTGGGCCAAGGAAGTAGACCTCTACTCAACAAATCAAGACTGCATCAAGATGCTTGTTGGAAACAAGCTTGATAAGGTATTCGTGGAGGGATTTACAGATTCAAGTGTtctttatcatcttaatttcttttgcgatgattctttctttctctgtttttttttttacttataaaagaaaacattaGTCTATTGATGGATATTCAAAATTAGATATGACAGGAAAACTAGCCAGTGGCTTTTAAATTACATATCCCCAATAAAGAAGGGATGTAAGGTGAGAGAGTTTTTTTATTGCGTGGGGGGGTGCACATGCATTTTATGTGTGTCCGTTCACGTGCTTATACTTCTTTTCTGCTCTTTTTATAAAGGGTAAAGAGATTAGTTGAGAACTTGTTGGCTGATATACTGGGATGATTTACCTAGAAGTAGATCGTACTTGGCACTGAATTCCCTTCTATTTAACGTTCAAATGATATCATCCCCAAAGCATGTCTATTTCATAGTTTTATTGTGTATcggtttacttataaaatatcttttcatAGAATTATATACAAGGAGAAGCTCATATCTTGACCAAGAGTGTGCAGGAAACTTATgcattatcaaaattattagcCTTTGAGATGTGGATATACATATAAAGTATTGGATATGTACCAAAAAGTATCTGGGAGTATTCCTGTATATACAATTCAATGTAGAAGTATCTTTATGATTCTCTTTTAGAAGTATTCATTCCACTTAACCTGGTATGCATATCTCTTTTatatgatcttatcttgcacctTGTTTTCCATATCCTTGTGGATGCATAAATTTGTACCCATTTCACTTGTTCGGCAAAAgtaaatatatcaataaatcCAAAAGAATGACAATTGAGGATTTCATGCATATGTTgctcattttccttttacagGAAAGTGATAGGGTCGTGACAAAGAAAGAAGGAATCAACTTTGCTAGGGAATGTGGATGTCTATTTATTGAATGCAGTGCAAAAACTCGAGTGAATGTACAGCAGTGCTTTGAAGAGCTTGTTTTAAAGGTATGGTGGTTGATAAACTTGTTTTATCGTGTTCTCTTCAAGAAAACGAAGTTGGTAAGCTTGTTTTTCTATTTAGCTTCGGTTTATGATTCGTCAGTAACGGGTGTATGTGCAAGAATAGGAATACATAGGGCCTAGGTATGCAAGACGCatacctttttcttcttttgtttttttgggggggtgCATATAGGCTACAAAATGAGAGACAGAGCATTGAAATTTCGTATACTTGAATTATTATGTTCTTTTATGAATAACAGCATGAATGATGATGCAATCATATGTAGATATTGGACACACCTAGCTTACTAGCTGAGAGCTCTAAAGGGACTAAAAGGAACATCTTTAAAGAGAAGCCGCCCCAGTCCGATGCATCCACAAGCGGTTGTTGTTGACTCTGATCCTCTCCAATTTCTCCAAACTCTGGATCTCAAACATATCTTGGTTTCTTCTCAATCCTCGAAGACATTGTGTTATTACAAATATGAACGATGTTAATTGCAAATTACATGTAAAAATCGTGAAGCGAGCTTTGTATAAAAGGGTTGTGAGTTCCAATAATGATATTGATTCCCGTCGTGAAATCTGTTTCAAGGTTGATGACTTAGCATGTGTTGGATATTTCACTTGTACAGAATGTTGGCCAACTCATAAGCATACGTACCATTATGTGTACCTTATTTCCCTATTCCCAGTTTTGgcgttttaaacttttaaaagacCTTTCGCCCATACAATAGCACAAGTGAATGCCGACAAGCTCATGCTAATAATAGTTTTTGGTTGGGGCTCATGTGGTAATTGGTATTCTTGATCGTAACATAGGTACCACAGCAACATCAGTAATGCAATATACTATACTTATGTCGcaattttattatgataaatgatatttgtagtctttAAGTGTGTAATTTTCAcgtattcattttgaaaaaagggATAAGTCTcagactcatataaaaaaattattttttttaatagtagtcctcatttttttttaaatagagtgcGTGAGGACTGCACAGTCTAggactatatataaatattatccctttattatattgtgttgatatgacattgtttttttttaccattagatataaatattgttttttaaaaaagaaatgttaaattcataaagaaatataaatttacaaattaacataatttaaataaagaagAGAATATATGACACGATTCGTAAACCTAATACGAATATAATACGAAATTAGTATGTTTGAATTTGATATGAAttgagtttgagttaaaatgggttgacccattaagacaaAATTAATATACGGGTCAATCCTCTTAACTCGAAACCAACAcgcaataacttatttatattttattattgtttggttgtaatattgatatatctcaatataattatatttttattggtgGGATTGTAACTTTGtacctatgctcatatttgttattgttgtgtttgtaatattaattttattataggttaaaattctgaaaataattgatattttttttagtaggtagttttattgttttttttaaagatattgtggctactaataaatatgaattttaatttttatgtgaaattatgttaatgagattaaatgatatatataagttaattaaactcatttatatgaaacgagttaaaattagttatattgaGTTgactaatttttaattaattattaaatgaatcaAAACGAATGACGCAACACgatctattatttaaatagGTTGTATAAACGTTTGAAGGTCTAACCTGTTTAAGTAAACGGGTTGGGTTCAAGTTGATTTATATAATCGAATATCTATGACTTGACATAATAGGAACACATCCGCAAACATAAATTGCCAGCCCTAGATTTAAATGTGtcattatgtattttataataaaaaaacatataatccattttaaaaatagagtaatgctagatataaattttaaatagacaagtttcacgtaggtcttttataaaaaagtgaatcttactaaaaatatatatttctttttacattttttttaaatgagattcactgttttataaaaatttgtataaaatttatttatttagaacttGTAAAAATCAATTCTCTTGAAAATAATACGAATACGTACCAATAAAAACAAGCCCGTCAGACTCAAGGAAACAAGTTGCCGCTCGGCCTTGCCGGACAGGAAAGTTAAGAGGACGAAGTCCAAGTTTTGTTTTGCCACCAAACCAATTGAACATGGGTGTTTCTAAGGCACCCATatcccatcttcttcttccttcctgtTCTTCTTCACCTCGAAATTCCAGCATCCCCAACTCAAACGCAAAACCCCTAAAACCCAACTCCAAAACCCCATTACCCAACAGGCGTTtgttccttc containing:
- the LOC109004803 gene encoding ras-related protein RABC1-like isoform X2 — its product is MDSALNHPEYDYLFKLLMIGDSGVGKSSLLLSFTSDTFEDLSPTIGVDFKVKYVNIGGKKLKLAIWDTAGQERFRTLTSSYYRVYDVTRKETFTNLSEVWAKEVDLYSTNQDCIKMLVGNKLDKESDRVVTKKEGINFARECGCLFIECSAKTRVNVQQCFEELVLKILDTPSLLAESSKGTKRNIFKEKPPQSDASTSGCC
- the LOC109004803 gene encoding ras-related protein RABC1-like isoform X1; this encodes MDSALNHPEYDYLFKLLMIGDSGVGKSSLLLSFTSDTFEDLSPTIGVDFKVKYVNIGGKKLKLAIWDTAGQERFRTLTSSYYRGAQGIIMVYDVTRKETFTNLSEVWAKEVDLYSTNQDCIKMLVGNKLDKESDRVVTKKEGINFARECGCLFIECSAKTRVNVQQCFEELVLKILDTPSLLAESSKGTKRNIFKEKPPQSDASTSGCC